A region of Sugiyamaella lignohabitans strain CBS 10342 chromosome A, complete sequence DNA encodes the following proteins:
- the NTE1 gene encoding Nte1p (Serine esterase; homolog of human neuropathy target esterase (NTE); Nte1p-mediated phosphatidylcholine turnover influences transcription factor Opi1p localization, affecting transcriptional regulation of phospholipid biosynthesis genes; GO_component: GO:0005783 - endoplasmic reticulum [Evidence IEA]; GO_component: GO:0005783 - endoplasmic reticulum [Evidence IDA] [PMID 14562095]; GO_component: GO:0005783 - endoplasmic reticulum [Evidence IDA] [PMID 15044461]; GO_component: GO:0005789 - endoplasmic reticulum membrane [Evidence IEA]; GO_component: GO:0016021 - integral component of membrane [Evidence IEA]; GO_component: GO:0016021 - integral component of membrane [Evidence ISM] [PMID 12192589]; GO_component: GO:0016020 - membrane [Evidence IEA]; GO_function: GO:0016787 - hydrolase activity [Evidence IEA]; GO_function: GO:0004622 - lysophospholipase activity [Evidence IEA,IEA]; GO_function: GO:0004622 - lysophospholipase activity [Evidence IDA] [PMID 15044461]; GO_process: GO:0016042 - lipid catabolic process [Evidence IEA]; GO_process: GO:0006629 - lipid metabolic process [Evidence IEA,IEA]; GO_process: GO:0008152 - metabolic process [Evidence IEA]; GO_process: GO:0034638 - phosphatidylcholine catabolic process [Evidence IMP] [PMID 15044461]; GO_process: GO:0046470 - phosphatidylcholine metabolic process [Evidence IEA]; GO_process: GO:0071071 - regulation of phospholipid biosynthetic process [Evidence IMP] [PMID 19841481]) — protein MSLSYAFFRYNYLTVYSRLPPEQHRQKPKLDLFLDSRSEAQSGSGTSTYLDDFLSAIKVFGYLDRKVFHELTKHMTTYKLQAGETVKLQDLKGFAIVVDGSVEVFVKKQVDSTTSSIDKDSIDKDLPSSNHETIDGDNYQLLNEVKKGAPLSSLFTILSLFTENLDGNKGVQKNNATVGPGGPTRMRSARDTVRPSDFNLNSPQLRPQGSNSPVFEPVLQAANGLGLGTQVRDIPERATGSGLNSDSVHVPFPDTSNVSSMSAYELMSPGDGNETDESSMAESPIIPISITSPVASTAARMGGTDISRIRSQGHSRNGSQNYTSSHGHSSGNVRNGQNFSQHSHQHQQHQHQHQQPHVHQQPHLAHKSRRRTKKHQPPNSAATGFEVISQDIISRAMVNSTIAIIPEEAFRKLTWKYPKAASHIVQLILTHVQRVTFQTCHNYLRLTGEVFKTEEKINKLAPPSNSIPRYLHDSAIRRLAEKAKEFQDDEMVSLKPRNIKRSTTKLSNTLLRSSSRQVVLEPDSSHPGDLLSNVPLSSRQFGQGWAPLPIDNVGFKTSINFTSDNDSEDAIMRSVFADCIFKILGFDEALIRSKRPSTSGPGGPQSPFSPTLSAESSPLFLPVSESSRYSGIRYRQGRTRHDTASGYTSFSESRNTGTEDDSGSNATSISEYESAQSEASRYLEVEFHRKGAYLCKQNERCPGIYFVIDGVLEVGFTEKSGSYKVLHTVKSGGIGGFLGTILGYKSFCDIKAKTDVYVAFLPRSALELISDKYPMFYIGVAKTLTNVLDRLILHLDFALEWVQIPAGHVVFNQGEDADALYFVLNGRLRSLADGTPEHQSNNSSSNSNVVEEFGQGSSVGELEVLTSSKYLNTLHAIRDSELARFPRSLFESLSSQHPSLTFEITRLLASRISRKLGKETTIEDLSKSTFRTIAVLPITNGLPVTEFSEKLLAAFIDTNRGAVLLNNATMLTYLGRNAFNKMGLLKLSGYLSELEEKYQTVIYVADASVKSPWTQKCITQADCILLLADAMQEPDIGEYEHLLVKMKAMARTDLILLHPERYVAPGSTALWLKNRIWVHSHHHVQMVVPHQDRHHAHRPGGYGQNIIRARGTFKKFRDKVQSIQAEIITKYRSNRMPIYSSSLVHKNDFNRLARVLSGRGVGLVLGGGGARGLSHIGVIRALEENGIPIDFIGGTSIGSFIGGLYAREYDLVPIFGRAKKFASRVSSLWRMAWDLTYPATSYTTGHEFNRGIWKTFGDSRIEDFWLKFYTNTTNITHSRMEIHTSGYAWRYIRASMSLAGLLPPLTDKGSMLLDGGYVDNLPVSEMRLLGANVIFAVDVGSIDDTTPMEYGDTLSGLWVVFNRWNIFSRHPNVPNLAEIQQRLAYVSSVGALEKAKATPGVFYMRPPIDNYATLDFGKFDEIWSIGSQYGHETIDRWKREGKLSQVPGVALSNGENPRRNVSRRNSI, from the coding sequence ATGTCCCTAAGTTATGCATTTTTCCGATATAACTATTTGACAGTGTACTCCAGACTGCCACCTGAACAACACCGTCAGAAACCGAAGTTGGACTTGTTTCTGGACTCTAGATCAGAGGCCCAGAGTGGATCAGGAACGTCAACCTATCTGGATGATTTCTTAAGTGCAATTAAAGTATTTGGCTATCTTGATAGAAAAGTGTTCCATGAACTGACGAAGCATATGACTACTTATAAGCTACAGGCTGGGGAAACCGTCAAGCTCCAGGATTTGAAAGGTTTTGCCATCGTAGTAGATGGTTCTGTGGAAGTATTTGTAAAGAAACAAGTAGACTCTACCACTTCATCGATCGATAAAGATAGCATTGATAAAGATCTACCCTCTTCGAATCATGAAACTATTGATGGAGATAACTACCAGCTTTTGAATGAGGTCAAGAAAGGAGCCCCCCTTAGTTCTCTCTTTACTATTCTGTCTTTATTCACTGAAAATTTGGACGGGAACAAGGGTGTACAGAAAAATAACGCCACAGTTGGGCCTGGTGGACCCACTCGAATGAGGTCAGCTCGTGATACTGTCAGGCCCTCTGATTTCAACTTGAACAGCCCTCAGCTCCGTCCTCAGGGCAGTAATAGCCCTGTATTCGAACCTGTTCTACAAGCAGCCAATGGATTGGGTTTAGGGACTCAAGTTCGAGACATACCTGAGAGAGCTACTGGCAGCGGACTCAATAGCGATTCAGTGCATGTGCCCTTTCCTGATACCTCCAATGTCTCTTCTATGTCCGCTTATGAACTTATGTCCCCTGGTGATGGAAACGAAACAGATGAGTCTTCTATGGCAGAGTCGCCGATAATTCCAATCTCTATAACTTCTCCCGTAGCATCTACAGCGGCTAGAATGGGTGGTACTGATATAAGTCGAATCCGCAGCCAGGGCCATTCTCGCAATGGAAGCCAAAATTACACTTCGAGCCATGGACACTCTAGTGGTAATGTCCGTAATGGGCAGAATTTCTCTCAGCAttctcatcagcatcagcagcatcaacatcagcaccagcaaccaCATGTacatcagcagccacaTCTTGCACACAAGTCAAGACGTAGAACAAAAAAGCACCAGCCCCCTAATAGCGCAGCAACAGGATTTGAAGTTATCTCCCaagatattatttcaagGGCAATGGTCAACTCAACAATTGCAATTATTCCTGAAGAAGCGTTTAGAAAACTAACTTGGAAGTATCCAAAGGCTGCTTCCCATATTGTgcaattgattttgacCCATGTTCAGAGGGTCACTTTTCAGACGTGCCATAATTACTTGCGACTAACTGGAGAGGTATTCAAAACTGAAGAAAAGATAAATAAACTTGCCCCACCTTCCAATTCCATTCCTCGTTACTTGCACGATAGTGCTATTAGGCGGCTGGCCGAGAAAGCCAAGGAGTTTCAAGATGATGAAATGGTGTCTTTGAAGCCTCGAAACATAAAACGAAGTACGACAAAGCTCAGTAATACACTATTGAGATCATCATCCCGTCAAGTAGTGTTGGAACCAGATTCATCGCATCCCGGCGACTTGCTGTCCAACGTTCCTTTATCGAGCAGACAATTTGGTCAAGGATGGGCCCCTTTACCAATTGATAATGTAGGATTTAAGACGTCAATCAATTTCACTAGCGACAATGACAGCGAAGATGCTATTATGAGAAGCGTTTTTGCTGATTGCATATTCAAGATACTAGGGTTCGACGAGGCTCTAATTAGAAGCAAGAGACCCTCAACTAGTGGCCCGGGGGGACCCCAATCTCCATTTTCGCCAACATTATCTGCCGAATCGAGCCCTCTTTTCTTACCAGTCTCTGAATCCTCGAGATATTCGGGCATTCGCTATCGTCAAGGAAGAACACGTCATGACACAGCTAGTGGCTACACATCGTTTAGTGAGAGTAGAAATACAGGCACTGAGGATGATTCTGGTAGTAATGCAACATCTATCTCAGAGTACGAAAGTGCTCAGTCCGAGGCTTCGCGATATCTTGAAGTGGAATTCCATCGTAAAGGAGCGTATCTTTGCAAACAGAATGAGCGGTGTCCAGGTATCTATTTTGTCATAGACGGAGTGTTGGAAGTTGGATTTACAGAAAAATCTGGTTCTTATAAAGTTCTTCATACCGTCAAATCTGGCGGTATTGGCGGTTTCTTGGGTACTATTTTGGGATATAAATCTTTCTGCGATATTAAAGCTAAGACAGACGTTTATGTGGCATTCCTTCCTCGGTCAGCTCTTGAGTTAATATCTGATAAGTATCCCATGTTTTATATCGGTGTGGCTAAAACATTGACAAATGTGCTTGATAGATTAATCCTTCACCTAGATTTCGCTCTGGAATGGGTTCAAATACCTGCTGGTCATGTTGTGTTCAACCAAGGGGAAGATGCAGATGCTCTTTATTTCGTTCTGAATGGCAGATTGCGGTCACTAGCAGATGGCACCCCTGAACACCAGAGTAAcaatagtagcagcaatagtAACGTTGTCGAAGAATTTGGTCAAGGAAGTAGCGTGGGAGAGCTAGAGGTACTGACATCTTCCAAGTATTTGAATACGTTGCATGCAATTCGTGACTCTGAATTGGCTAGGTTTCCGAGGTCATTGTTCGAAAGTTTGTCATCCCAACATCCGTCTCTAACATTTGAGATCACGCGTTTGCTAGCGTCTCGAATTAGCCGTAAATTGGGCAAAGAGACCACTATCGAAGATTTGTCTAAGTCGACGTTTAGAACAATTGCTGTATTACCTATCACTAATGGCCTTCCAGTAACAGAATTTTCAGAGAAGTTGCTTGCTGCATTCATTGACACTAACCGAGGGGCTGTATTGTTAAACAATGCAACCATGTTGACATACCTTGGTAGGAATGCGTTCAACAAAATGGGTCTTCTTAAACTATCGGGATATCTGTCAGAACTTGAGGAGAAGTATCAGACAGTCATCTatgttgctgatgccagCGTAAAATCGCCTTGGACGCAAAAATGTATCACACAAGCAGACTGTATACTGCTTTTGGCGGACGCAATGCAGGAACCTGACATAGGTGAATATGAGCATTTGCTTGTGAAGATGAAGGCCATGGCCCGAACAGATCTTATTTTGTTACACCCCGAAAGATATGTGGCACCTGGATCCACTGCGTTATGGCTTAAAAATAGAATATGGGTCCATTCTCACCATCATGTTCAGATGGTAGTTCCGCACCAAGACCGTCATCATGCTCATCGACCAGGAGGATACGgccaaaatattattagGGCTCGTGGAACCTTCAAAAAGTTCCGTGACAAAGTTCAGTCAATTCAAGCAGAAATCATCACAAAATATCGTTCCAATCGCATGCCTATTTACTCCAGTTCACTCGTTCATAAAAATGATTTTAACAGACTCGCACGGGTATTGTCTGGTAGAGGTGTGGGATTAGTTTTAGGCGGAGGGGGTGCTAGAGGTCTTTCACACATCGGCGTTATCCGTGCCTTAGAGGAAAATGGTATCCcaattgatttcattgGTGGCACTTCTATAGGGTCATTTATTGGTGGACTTTATGCAAGAGAATATGACCTGGTACCAATATTTGGTAGGGCCAAAAAATTTGCAAGTAGGGTTTCCAGCTTGTGGCGTATGGCTTGGGACTTGACATATCCTGCGACATCATATACAACTGGTCACGAGTTCAATCGTGGTATTTGGAAGACGTTTGGAGACAGCCGAATTGAAGATTTCTGGCTGAAGTTTTATACCAACACCACGAACATCACACACTCTAGAATGGAGATTCATACTAGCGGCTACGCATGGAGATATATTCGAGCTTCTATGTCGCTTGCTGGCCTTTTACCTCCTTTGACAGATAAAGGATCCATGCTGCTAGATGGAGGATACGTTGATAATCTGCCTGTGTCGGAAATGCGTCTACTAGGAGCGAATGTCATTTTCGCTGTAGACGTGGGTAGTATCGATGACACTACGCCTATGGAATACGGTGACACACTTTCTGGTCTGTGGGTTGTTTTTAATCGTTGGAATATATTTTCGCGTCACCCCAATGTTCCAAATCTGGCCGAAATCCAGCAGCGCTTGGCTTATGTTTCGTCTGTCGGTGCATTGGAAAAGGCCAAGGCTACTCCTGGAGTGTTCTACATGCGACCACCTATAGACAACTACGCTACACTTGATTTCGGAAAGTTTGATGAGATCTGGTCAATCGGTTCGCAATACGGACACGAAACAATTGACAGGTGGAAACGAGAGGGGAAGTTATCACAGGTTCCAGGTGTGGCCCTTAGTAATGGTGAGAATCCGCGTCGCAACGTATCTCGCCGTAATTCTATTTAG
- the MRPL4 gene encoding mitochondrial 54S ribosomal protein YmL4 (Mitochondrial ribosomal protein of the large subunit; homolog of prokaryotic L29 ribosomal protein; located at the ribosomal tunnel exit; GO_component: GO:0005762 - mitochondrial large ribosomal subunit [Evidence IDA] [PMID 20404317]; GO_component: GO:0005762 - mitochondrial large ribosomal subunit [Evidence IDA] [PMID 3060376]; GO_component: GO:0005761 - mitochondrial ribosome [Evidence IEA]; GO_component: GO:0005739 - mitochondrion [Evidence IEA,IEA]; GO_component: GO:0005739 - mitochondrion [Evidence IDA] [PMID 16823961]; GO_component: GO:0030529 - ribonucleoprotein complex [Evidence IEA]; GO_component: GO:0005840 - ribosome [Evidence IEA]; GO_function: GO:0003735 - structural constituent of ribosome [Evidence IEA]; GO_function: GO:0003735 - structural constituent of ribosome [Evidence IDA] [PMID 20404317]; GO_function: GO:0003735 - structural constituent of ribosome [Evidence IDA] [PMID 3060376]; GO_process: GO:0032543 - mitochondrial translation [Evidence IC] [PMID 20404317]; GO_process: GO:0032543 - mitochondrial translation [Evidence IMP] [PMID 7828914]; GO_process: GO:0006412 - translation [Evidence IEA]), with protein sequence MNPPQKELKLRPPIPPSVSNIKTKDDHPLWQFFHDKKYMRTADELKDVGEPWSVPQLRRKSFEELHTLWYVCLKERNRLLRESRIYQTWNDQDLPDDPFVTVSETIKTTMWRVRHVLSERSHAWANGIKEVENNYTEIINEFEEDYLTADAAADREMEARLERFQFALFGINPMLEDNVPDRNIIKGLKEVARLKLTRFGASEYEQGTEPINNIRDINEAFIVFTAEHTPEGVEDAIKTIQEYREQGTDPISESDELTALAKLMFNFEQEKISVGSTSTKAEAEPTTTV encoded by the coding sequence ATGAATCCTCCTCAGAAGGAATTAAAACTAAGACCACCCATTCCCCCCTCAGTATCGAATATTAAAACTAAAGACGATCATCCTCTATGGCAATTTTTCCACGACAAAAAGTATATGCGAACCGCAGATGAACTGAAAGATGTTGGTGAGCCATGGTCAGTTCCTCAACTTCGTCGAAAATCATTCGAGGAACTGCACACACTTTGGTATGTGTGTCTCAAAGAGAGAAATAGACTTCTACGAGAGAGTCGTATCTATCAAACTTGGAATGACCAAGATCTCCCCGACGACCCGTTCGTGACTGTTTCCGAGACTATAAAGACCACAATGTGGAGAGTACGTCATGTTCTTAGTGAACGAAGTCATGCTTGGGCTAATGGTATTAAGGaggttgaaaataattacACCGAGATTATCAATGAATTTGAGGAAGACTATTTAACTGCTGATGCAGCTGCCGATAGGGAAATGGAAGCTAGATTGGAAAGATTTCAGTTTGCCCTCTTTGGAATCAATCCTATGTTGGAGGACAATGTGCCAGACCGTAATATCATCAAGGGACTGAAGGAGGTGGCAAGACTGAAGCTTACACGATTTGGTGCCTCTGAATATGAACAAGGTACTGAACctattaataatatccGTGACATCAATGAAGCATTTATTGTCTTCACTGCTGAACACACTCCTGAGGGTGTGGAAGATGCCATCAAAACCATTCAGGAGTATAGAGAACAAGGCACTGATCCAATTAGTGAATCTGACGAATTGACTGCATTAGCTAAACTCATGTTCAACTTCGAACAAGAGAAGATTAGCGTTGGCTCCACCAGTACTAAAGCTGAGGCCGAGCCAACCACCACTGTATAA
- the IMP2 gene encoding Imp2p (Catalytic subunit of mitochondrial inner membrane peptidase complex; required for maturation of mitochondrial proteins of the intermembrane space; complex contains two catalytic subunits (Imp1p and Imp2p that differ in substrate specificity), and Som1p; GO_component: GO:0016021 - integral component of membrane [Evidence IEA,IEA]; GO_component: GO:0016020 - membrane [Evidence IEA,IEA]; GO_component: GO:0005743 - mitochondrial inner membrane [Evidence IEA,IEA]; GO_component: GO:0042720 - mitochondrial inner membrane peptidase complex [Evidence IPI] [PMID 8132591]; GO_component: GO:0042720 - mitochondrial inner membrane peptidase complex [Evidence IPI] [PMID 8266095]; GO_component: GO:0005739 - mitochondrion [Evidence IEA]; GO_function: GO:0004175 - endopeptidase activity [Evidence IDA] [PMID 8132591]; GO_function: GO:0004175 - endopeptidase activity [Evidence IMP] [PMID 8266095]; GO_function: GO:0016787 - hydrolase activity [Evidence IEA]; GO_function: GO:0008233 - peptidase activity [Evidence IEA]; GO_function: GO:0008236 - serine-type peptidase activity [Evidence IEA]; GO_process: GO:0006627 - protein processing involved in protein targeting to mitochondrion [Evidence IMP] [PMID 8266095]; GO_process: GO:0006508 - proteolysis [Evidence IEA,IEA]): MIRHGFRVSLAMLSWVPVVATINQSVAYFTWVEGGSMKPSLNPDSSLHWRDLVFLWKFRQKEPGALKVGDVVVLRSPEQPDKILVKRILGVGGDKVLRRGDGPYPRPTCHVPTNHLWVEGDNIHSIDSNNFGPVSVGLVIGRATRILFPPSRFGPIPDGGREARIAIIRASKPDSAV; the protein is encoded by the coding sequence ATGATTCGCCATGGGTTTCGGGTTTCCCTGGCGATGTTGTCATGGGTGCCTGTAGTAGCTACAATAAACCAATCGGTGGCATACTTTACCTGGGTTGAAGGTGGGTCTATGAAACCTTCACTAAACCCAGATTCTTCACTGCATTGGAGAGACTTAGTTTTTCTCTGGAAGTTTCGCCAGAAGGAGCCTGGCGCTCTCAAAGttggtgatgttgttgtacTCAGATCGCCTGAACAGCCGGATAAAATACTTGTTAAACGAATTCTTGGAGTAGGTGGAGACAAAGTGTTAAGACGTGGAGACGGACCATATCCCAGACCGACCTGCCATGTCCCAACGAACCATCTGTGGGTTGAAGGTGACAATATTCATTCCATAGATAGTAATAATTTTGGGCCTGTCTCAGTTGGACTTGTGATAGGACGTGCGACCAGAATTCTCTTTCCACCGTCAAGGTTTGGTCCTATACCTGATGGTGGAAGAGAAGCAAGAATTGCCATTATTAGAGCATCCAAACCAGATTCGGCTGTCTAG